A window of the Cicer arietinum cultivar CDC Frontier isolate Library 1 chromosome 6, Cicar.CDCFrontier_v2.0, whole genome shotgun sequence genome harbors these coding sequences:
- the LOC101502430 gene encoding (1S)-1,7-diacetoxy-luvungin A aldo-keto reductase: protein MRCNHVRLNCGITMPLIGFGTYSFPNDKKTTEIAVHNALEVGYRHFDTAKIYGSEPALGKALNEAIYMGEVGREEIFLTSKLWGSDHHDPVSALKRTLENLGMEYLDMYLVHWPVKLKPWVNYPVPSEYDFEKLDLETTWAGMEKCVEMGLCRCIGVSNFSSNKIEWLSDFASTPPAVNQVEMHPMWRQRKLRKTCGDHKIHVSAYSPLGGPGNAWGSTAVVNHPIIQSIALKHKATPAQVALKWGLSKGSSVIVKSFNQERMEDNMGSFDINLDYEDILEIEKLDKMKIMRGEFLVNETTSPYKTIEELWDGEI from the exons atgAGGTGCAACCATGTACGATTGAACTGTGGCATTACAATGCCTCTCATTGGATTTGGCACTTATTCCTTCCCAAATGACAAGAAGACAACTGAAATTGCAGTCCACAATGCCCTTGAg gtGGGTTATAGGCATTTTGATACAGCAAAAATTTATGGTTCTGAGCCAGCATTAGGAAAAGCCTTAAATGAGGCAATCTACATGGGAGAAGTAGGGAGGGAAGAAATTTTCTTGACATCCAAATTGTGGGGGAGTGATCACCATGATCCTGTTTCTGCATTGAAACGAACTCTAGA GAATTTGGGCATGGAATATCTGGATATGTACTTAGTACACTGGCCAGTAAAGTTAAAACCATGGGTTAATTACCCTGTTCCTAGTGAATATGACTTTGAAAAATTGGATCTTGAGACAACATGGGCAGGGATGGAGAAATGTGTTGAAATGGGGTTGTGTAGGTGCATTGGAGTTAGTAATTTTTCTAGCAACAAGATTGAGTGGTTATCAGATTTTGCTTCTACACCCCCAGCTGTTAAtcag GTGGAAATGCATccaatgtggaggcaaagaaaGCTCAGAAAGACATGTGGGGACCACAAGATCCATGTAAGTGCCTATTCACCACTTGGTGGACCAGGGAATGCATGGGGATCTACAGCTGTTGTTAATCATCCAATCATTCAATCAATTGCTCTTAAGCACAAAGCAACTCCAGCACAG GTTGCGTTGAAATGGGGACTATCAAAGGGCTCAAGTGTGATTGTGAAAAGCTTCAATCAAGAAAGAATGGAGGACAATATGGGATCATTTGATATAAATTTGGATTATGAAGATATCTTGGAGATTGAGAAATTGGACAAAATGAAGATTATGAGAGGGGAATTTCTTGTTAATGAAACAACAAGTCCCTACAAAACAATTGAAGAACTTTGGGATGGTGAAATTTGA
- the LOC101502734 gene encoding uncharacterized protein isoform X1: protein MKKEKEKGIAVSSPISGEEDSDDKQQHPSFSSVRFSSRNASSKYDFVKVKVWLGDNADHYYVLSRFLLSRMLTVTKIPNHVAIKIALELKKLLIDNSLLDVSQTDLEVNLFKLMERRGYGEEYINRYKMMTRFHHQRVPLVILVCGTACVGKSTIATQLAQRLNLPNVLQTDMVYELLRTSTDAPLASTPVWARDFSSSEELITEFCRECRVVRKGLGGDLKKAMKDGKPIIIEGIHLDPSIYLVDDENKSSSGVQAENKEINPASAELDNNTAVHTQNIHVDSGGEKNNDSKILSSNDGVSDDQVGAVSNSMSSLGLIGSLTGHKVCHADASLTELGTEKTTVSKEKSGPKPIIVPIVLKMAEFDHKALLEEWISSRTFIEKCPEQDHDKLIANLKTIQDYLCSFTSQGLTVVNVSATTFPQTLDWLHGYLLQCIEQGTSLGSHENVTQVAAA, encoded by the exons AtgaagaaagagaaagagaaaggaatTGCTGTGTCAAGCCCCATCAGTGGCGAAGAAGACAGTGATGATAAACAACAACACCCTTCCTTTTCCTCCGTCAGATTCTCTTCCCGTAACGCTTCTTCCAAATACGATTTCGTCAAG GTAAAGGTGTGGTTGGGTGATAATGCGGATCATTACTATGTTCTTTCCAGATTTTTGCTCAGTAGAATGCTAACTGTAACCAAG ATTCCAAACCATGTAGCTATCAAAATTGCTCTCGAACTGAAGAAGCTGCTCATAGACAATAGCCTTCTTGATGT CTCCCAAACTGATTTGGAAGTCAACCTATTTAAG CTTATGGAGCGGCGAGGATATGGAGAAGAGTACATAAATCGGTATAAGATGATGACAAG GTTTCACCATCAAAGAGTTCCACTAGTAATCCTTGTCTGTGGAACTGCTTGTGTTGGGAAGTCTACTATTGCCACCCAGCTTGCACAGCGGCTAAATTTACCAAATGTATTACAG ACAGATATGGTTTACGAATTGTTGCGCACATCAACAGA TGCACCATTGGCTTCAACTCCTGTTTGGGCCCGAGACTTCAGTTCATCGGAGGAGTTAATAACTGAATTTTGCAGAGAATGCAGGGTTGTTCGTAAAG GTTTGGGTGGTGATTTGAAAAAGGCAATGAAAGATGGAAAACCAATTATAATTGAG GGAATACATTTGGATCCTAGCATTTATTTAGTGGATGATGAGAACAAATCATCTTCTGGAGTACAAgcagaaaataaagaaataaatccGGCGTCTGCGGAATTGGATAATAATACTGCAGTTCACACACAAAATATTCATGTCGATAGTGGTGGTGAGAAGAATAATGATTCCAAGATTTTGAGCTCCAATGACGGAGTATCTGATGACCAGGTGGGTGCAGTATCAAATTCCATGTCATCGTTGGGCCTAATTGGAAGCCTCACCGGACATAAAG TTTGTCATGCAGATGCTTCTCTTACAGAACTGGGGACAGAAAAAACGACTGTTAGTAAGGAGAAGTCAGGCCCCAAACCAATAATTGTGCCTATTGTTTTGAAGATGGCCGAATTTGATCATAAG GCATTACTTGAAGAGTGGATCTCTTCTCGTACATTTATCGAAAAGTGTCCAGAGCAG GATCACGATAAGCTCATAGCCAACTTGAAAACCATACAGGATTATCTGTGCTCCTTCACATCACAG GGGTTGACTGTGGTCAATGTATCAGCAACAACATTTCCACAAACATTGGATTGGCTGCATGGTTATCTTCTTCAG TGCATTGAGCAAGGTACTTCATTAGGGTCACATGAAAATGTTACACAAGTAGCTGCAGCATAG
- the LOC101502734 gene encoding P-loop NTPase domain-containing protein LPA1 homolog 1 isoform X2, which yields MKKEKEKGIAVSSPISGEEDSDDKQQHPSFSSVRFSSRNASSKYDFVKVKVWLGDNADHYYVLSRFLLSRMLTVTKIPNHVAIKIALELKKLLIDNSLLDVSQTDLEVNLFKLMERRGYGEEYINRYKMMTRFHHQRVPLVILVCGTACVGKSTIATQLAQRLNLPNVLQTDMVYELLRTSTDAPLASTPVWARDFSSSEELITEFCRECRVVRKGLGGDLKKAMKDGKPIIIEGIHLDPSIYLVDDENKSSSGVQAENKEINPASAELDNNTAVHTQNIHVDSGGEKNNDSKILSSNDGVSDDQVGAVSNSMSSLGLIGSLTGHKDASLTELGTEKTTVSKEKSGPKPIIVPIVLKMAEFDHKALLEEWISSRTFIEKCPEQDHDKLIANLKTIQDYLCSFTSQGLTVVNVSATTFPQTLDWLHGYLLQCIEQGTSLGSHENVTQVAAA from the exons AtgaagaaagagaaagagaaaggaatTGCTGTGTCAAGCCCCATCAGTGGCGAAGAAGACAGTGATGATAAACAACAACACCCTTCCTTTTCCTCCGTCAGATTCTCTTCCCGTAACGCTTCTTCCAAATACGATTTCGTCAAG GTAAAGGTGTGGTTGGGTGATAATGCGGATCATTACTATGTTCTTTCCAGATTTTTGCTCAGTAGAATGCTAACTGTAACCAAG ATTCCAAACCATGTAGCTATCAAAATTGCTCTCGAACTGAAGAAGCTGCTCATAGACAATAGCCTTCTTGATGT CTCCCAAACTGATTTGGAAGTCAACCTATTTAAG CTTATGGAGCGGCGAGGATATGGAGAAGAGTACATAAATCGGTATAAGATGATGACAAG GTTTCACCATCAAAGAGTTCCACTAGTAATCCTTGTCTGTGGAACTGCTTGTGTTGGGAAGTCTACTATTGCCACCCAGCTTGCACAGCGGCTAAATTTACCAAATGTATTACAG ACAGATATGGTTTACGAATTGTTGCGCACATCAACAGA TGCACCATTGGCTTCAACTCCTGTTTGGGCCCGAGACTTCAGTTCATCGGAGGAGTTAATAACTGAATTTTGCAGAGAATGCAGGGTTGTTCGTAAAG GTTTGGGTGGTGATTTGAAAAAGGCAATGAAAGATGGAAAACCAATTATAATTGAG GGAATACATTTGGATCCTAGCATTTATTTAGTGGATGATGAGAACAAATCATCTTCTGGAGTACAAgcagaaaataaagaaataaatccGGCGTCTGCGGAATTGGATAATAATACTGCAGTTCACACACAAAATATTCATGTCGATAGTGGTGGTGAGAAGAATAATGATTCCAAGATTTTGAGCTCCAATGACGGAGTATCTGATGACCAGGTGGGTGCAGTATCAAATTCCATGTCATCGTTGGGCCTAATTGGAAGCCTCACCGGACATAAAG ATGCTTCTCTTACAGAACTGGGGACAGAAAAAACGACTGTTAGTAAGGAGAAGTCAGGCCCCAAACCAATAATTGTGCCTATTGTTTTGAAGATGGCCGAATTTGATCATAAG GCATTACTTGAAGAGTGGATCTCTTCTCGTACATTTATCGAAAAGTGTCCAGAGCAG GATCACGATAAGCTCATAGCCAACTTGAAAACCATACAGGATTATCTGTGCTCCTTCACATCACAG GGGTTGACTGTGGTCAATGTATCAGCAACAACATTTCCACAAACATTGGATTGGCTGCATGGTTATCTTCTTCAG TGCATTGAGCAAGGTACTTCATTAGGGTCACATGAAAATGTTACACAAGTAGCTGCAGCATAG